The following coding sequences are from one Amphiprion ocellaris isolate individual 3 ecotype Okinawa chromosome 19, ASM2253959v1, whole genome shotgun sequence window:
- the lrrc4ba gene encoding leucine-rich repeat-containing protein 4B, with product MRIATLTCLPGPSPFLFLLAQLLLRLLLPGPELVGAASSCPSLCTCSNQASRVICTRQNLEEVPESISVNTRYLNLQENSIQVIKSDTFKHLRHLEILQLSKNQIRQIEVGAFNGLPNLNTLELFDNRLTLVPSHAFEYLSKLRELWLRNNPIETLPGYAFHRVPSLRRLDLGELKKLDFISDAAFVGLINLRYLNLGMCGLKDIPKLTALVRLEELELSGNRLEIIRPGSFQGLVSLRKLWLMHSQVSVIERNAFDDLKNLEELNLSHNSLHSLPHDLFTPLHQLERVHLNHNPWVCNCDVLWLSWWLKETVPSNTTCCARCHAPPFLKGKYIGELDQSHFTCYAPVIVEPPTDLNVTEGMAAELKCRTSTSTTSVNWITPNGTLMTHGSYRVRISVLHDGTLNFTNVTLRDTGQYTCMVTNAAGNTTATAVLNVTAADASVNYTYFTTVTVETVETGGGNDYALVAINETFIHVRPGPTPSDLWTDIVPTTDSSLSPSWSSSSPHTTRPTFTVPITMPGFSGLDDVMKTTKIIIGCFVAITFMAAVMLVVFYKLRKQHQLHKHHGPARAIEIINVEDELGAGASGRGSGISGGSTVTQSGSSGIGGGQSLRLHHPEIVNLPNLARSEHLNHYYKTHHFNNNMMGLGLGTGPGVGLNNNNNPSPCSQSQNISCSQVPTSTGGGVPTGGTLPSPVPLPQLGLHSSLKGLMGKGQNEPLLFKSGSKENVQETQI from the exons ATGCGCATCGCCACGCTGACCTGCCTTCCCGGCCCTTCCCCCTTCCTCTTTCTATTGGCCCAGCTGCTACTGCGGCTCCTCCTCCCTGGGCCGGAGCTAGTGGGAGCCGCCTCCTCCTGCCCCTCCCTGTGCACCTGCTCCAACCAGGCCAGCCGAGTCATCTGCACCAGGCAAAACTTGGAGGAGGTGCCCGAAAGCATATCCGTCAACACGCGATACCTCAACCTGCAGGAGAACTCGATACAG GTCATCAAGTCAGACACGTTCAAGCATTTGAGGCACCTGGAAATCCTCCAACTCTCCAAGAATCAGATACGTCAGATTGAAGTTGGAGCATTCAATGGCCTCCCCAACCTCAACACACTGGAGCTCTTCGACAACCGCCTCACACTGGTGCCATCACATGCCTTTGAGTACCTCAGCAAGCTGCGGGAGCTGTGGCTGCGCAACAACCCCATTGAGACTCTGCCCGGCTATGCCTTCCACCGTGTGCCCTCGCTACGTCGCCTGGACCTGGGTGAGCTCAAGAAGTTGGATTTCATCTCTGATGCAGCCTTTGTGGGCCTCATCAATCTGCGGTACCTGAACCTTGGCATGTGTGGACTGAAAGACATTCCTAAACTGACGGCCCTGGTGCGTTTGGAGGAGCTGGAGCTGTCAGGAAACCGGTTGGAGATTATCCGTCCAGGCTCCTTCCAGGGCCTGGTGTCCCTTCGCAAGCTGTGGCTAATGCACTCACAGGTGTCCGTCATCGAACGCAACGCATTTGATGACCTGAAAAACCTTGAAGAGCTCAACCTGTCCCATAATTCCCTGCACTCCCTGCCCCACGACCTCTTCACACCCCTTCACCAGCTGGAGAGGGTTCACCTCAACCATAACCCATGGGTCTGCAACTGTGATGTACTTTGGCTTAGTTGGTGGTTGAAGGAGACGGTGCCCAGTAACACCACCTGCTGTGCCCGCTGCCACGCTCCGCCATTCTTAAAGGGCAAATACATTGGAGAGCTTGACCAGAGCCACTTCACCTGCTATGCTCCTGTCATTGTAGAGCCGCCTACAGACCTGAATGTCACCGAGGGCATGGCTGCTGAGCTCAAGTGTCGCACAAGCACGTCCACAACATCTGTCAACTGGATCACCCCTAATGGCACTCTAATGACCCACGGCTCTTACCGGGTGAGGATATCCGTCCTGCATGATGGCACACTCAACTTCACGAATGTCACCCTGCGAGACACGGGCCAATACACCTGCATGGTGACCAACGCTGCTGGCAACACTACGGCGACTGCTGTCCTTAACGTTACTGCTGCTGATGCCAGTGTCAACTACACCTACTTTACAACAGTTACTGTGGAAACGGTGGAGACTGGAGGAGGTAACGATTATGCATTGGTTGCCATCAATGAGACCTTCATCCACGTTCGCCCTGGCCCAACTCCCTCCGACCTGTGGACAGACATTGTTCCTACCACAgactcctctctgtctcccagctggtcctcctcctctccccacACCACTCGACCCACCTTCACTGTGCCAATCACCATGCCGGGCTTCTCAGGCCTGGACGATGTGATGAAGACCACCAAGATTATCATTGGCTGCTTCGTAGCCATTACCTTCATGGCAGCGGTGATGCTGGTGGTGTTCTACAAGCTGAGGAAGCAgcatcagctgcacaaacaccATGGCCCTGCTCGTGCCATCGAGATCATCAACGTGGAGGACGAGCTGGGCGCCGGGGCCAGCGGTCGGGGCAGCGGCATCTCAGGAGGCTCCACGGTGACGCAGAGCGGAAGCAGTGGAATAGGAGGTGGTCAGAGCCTCAGGCTGCATCACCCAGAGATAGTCAACCTGCCCAATCTGGCCCGGTCGGAGCACCTCAACCACTACTACAAAACCCATCACTTCAACAACAACATgatgggcctgggcctgggcaCGGGCCCTGGCGTGGgcctcaacaacaacaacaacccctCGCCATGCTCTCAGTCACAAAACATATCCTGTTCCCAGGTTCCAACCTCCACCGGTGGGGGAGTACCCACGGGTGGCACCTTGCCCTCCCCTGTCCCCCTGCCCCAGTTGGGTCTCCACAGTTCTCTGAAAGGCCTAATGGGGAAAGGCCAGAATGAGCCACTACTTTTTAAGAGCGGCTCAAAGGAAAATGTGCAAGAGACTCAAATTTGA